In Nicotiana tabacum cultivar K326 chromosome 2, ASM71507v2, whole genome shotgun sequence, the following proteins share a genomic window:
- the LOC107786420 gene encoding peptide-N4-(N-acetyl-beta-glucosaminyl)asparagine amidase A-like, giving the protein MALSFFSLFFFFTCFSVLQLSHFSIARLHNAALSRSQLTAQLDSLSKNDTPTTYFEVTKPINLPKTKPCSYLLLKHDFGYTYGKPPVLANYTPPSNCPSQNFSKIVLEWRATSKGRQFDRIFGLWLGGIEIFRSCTAEPRPNGIVWTVKKDITRYCSLLMTNQTLAVYIGNIVDTTYTGVYHVKIFVHFYPADKELTLDKSFNKGFDSGADLVIPISRNLPLNDGLWFEIENSTDVQSKEFKIPQNAYRAVLEIYVSFHENDEFWYGNLPNDYITANNRTDMQGNGAFREVIVSLDDVVVGAVWPFTVVYTGGINPLLWRPISGIGSFNLPSYDIEVTPLLGKILDGSIHKISFSVTNALNVWYIDANLHLWLDKKSVKTQGKLLEYSNLPLSFSLASNFKGLDGSFVTNARRSISLNGWVKSSYGKITTRSSQDLSYSNKIVMGNEANLQIVDQTIDFNDNVYAKTPSFSGHVLESFKKFQFHLYSDGVEIGDKSYASISNVSLIFDEKRLKGFKNGTSTSSIQNVQKAQGYMFLKDQSIVNGVGSTQQTYKYDENSGCYFRNISSSNYTVIFDKVSNSCSKTTQSQW; this is encoded by the coding sequence ATggctctctctttcttctctctcttcttctttttcacttGTTTCTCAGTACTCCAACTATCACACTTTTCCATAGCAAGACTTCATAATGCAGCTCTCTCTAGATCACAACTCACTGCTCAACTAGACTCTTTATCCAAGAATGACACTCCTACGACTTATTTTGAAGTCACTAAGCCTATAAATTTACCTAAAACCAAACCTTGCTCGTACTTACTCCTCAAACATGACTTTGGTTACACATATGGGAAACCACCGGTACTAGCAAATTACACACCACCTTCAAATTGTCCATCTCAGAATTTTTCCAAGATTGTGCTAGAATGGAGAGCAACGAGTAAAGGAAGGCAATTTGATCGCATTTTTGGTCTTTGGCTTGGTGGGATTGAGATTTTCAGGAGTTGTACTGCTGAGCCAAGGCCTAATGGGATTGTTTGGACTGTCAAGAAAGACATTACTAGGTATTGTTCTTTGCTCATGACAAATCAAACTCTTGCTGTTTATATAGGGAACATTGTTGATACTACATATACTGGAGTGTATCATGTGAAAATATTTGTCCATTTCTATCCTGCTGATAAAGAACTGACTTTGGATAAGTCGTTTAATAAGGGATTTGATTCTGGGGCTGATTTGGTCATACCCATTTCGAGAAATCTGCCATTAAATGACGGTCTGTGGTTTGAGATTGAGAATTCTACTGATGTACAGTCAAAGGAGTTCAAAATCCCACAGAATGCATACAGGGCAGTATTGGAAATTTACGTGTCATTCCATGAGAATGATGAATTCTGGTATGGAAATTTGCCAAATGATTATATTACTGCGAATAATCGTACTGATATGCAGGGGAATGGTGCTTTTAGGGAAGTAATAGTAAGTTTAGATGATGTTGTAGTTGGTGCAGTTTGGCCTTTTACTGTGGTATATACTGGTGGTATTAATCCTCTATTGTGGAGACCAATTAGTGGAATTGGTTCATTTAATCTTCCTTCCTATGATATTGAAGTTACCCCTTTATTAGGAAAGATTTTAGATGGAAGTATCCATAAGATTTCATTCAGTGTCACAAATGCTTTGAATGTATGGTATATTGATGCAAATTTGCATCTTTGGTTGGATAAAAAGAGTGTAAAAACACAAGGGAAGTTGTTGGAGTATAGTAATTtgcctctttccttttctttggcAAGCAATTTTAAAGGACTTGATGGATCCTTTGTAACGAATGCACGTAGGTCGATTTCGTTGAATGGTTGGGTAAAATCATCTTATGGAAAAATTACTACAAGGTCATCGCAAGATTTGAGTTATAGTAACAAAATTGTGATGGGAAATGAAGCGAACTTGCAAATTGTGGATCAAACTATTGATTTTAATGACAATGTTTATGCCAAGACGCCGTCTTTTTCTGGTCATGTTCTTGAATCCTTTAAAAAGTTTCAGTTTCACTTGTACTCTGATGGTGTTGAGATAGGAGATAAAAGCTATGCTTCTATTTCAAATGTGAGTTTGATatttgatgagaagaggttgaaGGGTTTCAAGAATGGAACCTCAACTAGCTCTATTCAAAATGTGCAAAAAGCACAAGGATATATGTTTTTAAAGGACCAGTCTATAGTAAATGGTGTTGGAAGTACCCAACAAACATATAAATATGATGAAAATTCAGGCTGCTATTTCAGGAACATAAGCAGCTCAAATTACACTGTGATTTTTGATAAGGTGAGTAATAGTTGCAGCAAAACTACTCAGTCTCAGTGGTGA